The Thermodesulfobacteriota bacterium nucleotide sequence CGCAAGGCGGCTGCTGGCGCTCCCCTGGACGAAGAGGAACTGGAGCCGGAGATCAACCTCAAGCTGTCGGCTTTCATTCCCGAGTCTTACATCCGGGACGCCGGCCAGCGCTACCTGGCCTACCGACGCATCGCCGGCCTCGGTGGGGAGGAGGAGCTGGCCGAGCTGGCGGCCGAGCTGCGGGACCGCTACGGTGAGCTGCCCCCGGAGCTTTGCTGCCTCTTGGCTATCGTTGGTCTCAAGGGTGAGCTCAAGGCCCTGCGCATTGCCAAGCTGGAGGCCGGCGACCGCCAGCTGGTCCTGTCCTTTCTGCCCGACTCGCCGGTGGATCCGAAACGGATCCTCGCCCTCACCGCCGCGGCCCCGAAGGCCAGGCGCTTCACCCCGGACGCCCGTCTTCTGGTGGAGACGGATGCCGCTGGCGATGCCCTCCTGGAGGAGGCGAAAAAGATCTTGCAGGCCCTCAAGTAGCGTGCTAACAGTTCTTGTCCTGTCGAGACCCGCATCCATCCGCCCCTTCTGCCCCCTTCCTTATGCCCATGGGCCTCCTGTATCGCTTGCGCTGCTGTCCCGGTGTCCGTTGGCTCCGGCCCCTCGCTCTTGGCCTCCTGCTGCTTCCGGCTTGGCTGGCGCTGGTGCTGCCGGCGACCTCCCTGTGGGCGGAGGAGGTGGACCGGATTGTGGCTGTGGTCAACGATGAGGTCATCACCCTGTCCGAGCTGGAGGCGGAGGTGGCGACCTTTCTGCGGGCGGGGCAGGCGCCTGCTGCCGGCCAGGCCGAGCTGCGGCGGTCGCTGCTCGCCCAGCTCGTGGACCGGAAGCTTGCCGAGCAGAAGGCCGTCGAGCTGGGCATTACGGTGACCGATGCGGAGGTGGACCAGGGTATCGCCCAGGTCATGGCCCGGCACGGCCTCAACCGGGAGCAGCTGGAACGGGATCTGGTGCGCATGGGACGGGACATGGCGGACTACCGCCAGGCCCTCCGGCTTTCCCTGCTCCAGAAGCGGCTTGTGGACCTGGAGGTCCGGTCCCGGGTCGTGGTCACGGACCAGCGGGTGGCCCAGTATTACCAGGAGGAGCTGGCGGCCGAGGCCATGGAGCCGGGCTACCATGTGCTGCTGCTCGGGTTGGGCTGGGCGGCGGGCGAGGAGGCCGCGGCCCGGGAGGAGGTCCGGGAGCGGATCCGGGGCCTGCGGCGGCAGATCGTCGGCGGCGAGTTGGGCTTCCGGGAGGCGGCGCGCCGCTTTTCCGAGCTGTCCTCCGCCGCGGAGGGCGGCGACATCGGGGTGGTGGACCCCACCCAGATGGCAGAGTCGATGCGCAAGGTCATCGAGGCCTTGCCCCCTGGCGAGGTGAGCGAGCCGGTGGAAACGCCGGGCGGGGTCCAGCTGGTCAAGGTCCTGCGCCGCCGGGTGGCGCAAGGGCTCGAGCTGGCCCCCTTGGAGGCCATCCAGGAGGAGGTCCGGGAGTTGATCTTCCAGCAGGACCTCCAGCGCCAGTTTGGTCGCTTTCTGGAAGAGCTGCGGGGCAAGGCCCAGATCAGGATCCTTCTCGAAGGTTGAGGCACCCCGGGCCGTTGCCGGCGAGCAGCCCGGTCCGGCCATTGCCGTGAGGGAGCATGGCATTCGATCCAACCGATACGGAGACACCGGGGGCAACCGGTGAGGCGGAAGGAGGTCGCCGCAGCGGGAGCTTCGGCGACTATCTGCGCCGGCAGCGGACGTTGCGAGGGGTCAGCCTGGACGATATTGCCCGGGCCACCCGCATCCACCTCGGGGCGCTTCAGGCCCTGGAGGAGGATGACCGGACCCGCCTGCCTGCCGACGTCTTTGTGCGCGGTTTCATCCGCAACTACGCTCTCCAGGTCGGTCTCGATCCGGAGGAGACGGTCAGCCGGTATATCCAGGCCGGGGGCGAGGCCTTTGCCGGCGGCGGGCCGCTGCCCTCGGAGCGGGAGGAGCTGACCGGCAGCCGGGCCATCCGGTCGCGTCCGCCGGGGCGGTCTGGGCGCTGGCTGCTGCTGGGCCTCCTGGCCGGCCTGGTGGGCCTGGCCTTGTACCTGCTCCTGGGCCCGGTTCTCCAAGGCCCGCAGGAGATGCTGCCAGCCCCTGAGCACCCGACCGGCCAGGCCACCCCGCCGTCCGGCGAGCTGCCTGCACCAGCGCCGGTCCCTTCCCCATCGGCACCGCCGGCGCCAGCGTTG carries:
- a CDS encoding TRCF domain-containing protein, whose amino-acid sequence is YDQLGGGFKLAMSDLQIRGGGNLLGVSQSGHIAAVGYELYLDLLGRTVADLKRKAAAGAPLDEEELEPEINLKLSAFIPESYIRDAGQRYLAYRRIAGLGGEEELAELAAELRDRYGELPPELCCLLAIVGLKGELKALRIAKLEAGDRQLVLSFLPDSPVDPKRILALTAAAPKARRFTPDARLLVETDAAGDALLEEAKKILQALK
- a CDS encoding peptidylprolyl isomerase, with the protein product MLPATSLWAEEVDRIVAVVNDEVITLSELEAEVATFLRAGQAPAAGQAELRRSLLAQLVDRKLAEQKAVELGITVTDAEVDQGIAQVMARHGLNREQLERDLVRMGRDMADYRQALRLSLLQKRLVDLEVRSRVVVTDQRVAQYYQEELAAEAMEPGYHVLLLGLGWAAGEEAAAREEVRERIRGLRRQIVGGELGFREAARRFSELSSAAEGGDIGVVDPTQMAESMRKVIEALPPGEVSEPVETPGGVQLVKVLRRRVAQGLELAPLEAIQEEVRELIFQQDLQRQFGRFLEELRGKAQIRILLEG
- a CDS encoding helix-turn-helix domain-containing protein; translated protein: MAFDPTDTETPGATGEAEGGRRSGSFGDYLRRQRTLRGVSLDDIARATRIHLGALQALEEDDRTRLPADVFVRGFIRNYALQVGLDPEETVSRYIQAGGEAFAGGGPLPSEREELTGSRAIRSRPPGRSGRWLLLGLLAGLVGLALYLLLGPVLQGPQEMLPAPEHPTGQATPPSGELPAPAPVPSPSAPPAPALPAEVTPASPVASPPPGSIPPPGPPAAAGRGAVPAGSSAGMTAPGPEGPAAAPGSPPPLAQGAAADPGSGLLLEARFTARNWVRVELDGQTLRDTIYEPGQSQAWRAKERIFIHAGNGGGVLVTVNGQELGPLGRPGEIVRRSFPESAVKPRP